One Cotesia glomerata isolate CgM1 linkage group LG8, MPM_Cglom_v2.3, whole genome shotgun sequence genomic window carries:
- the LOC123270829 gene encoding uncharacterized protein LOC123270829: MRVRIKGVLSKLVSINGLPQGAVLSVILFIITINHALHIVKSPLQGHLFVDDQSITCWGKNVEFTFHIVQKTLNDLQDWADSCGFKFSAAKSDYMIIGSQKGTKNKNLGLFINNQPLQEKDSTKILGLTIDKNLTWEKHIKTLKNECQNRMRILKVLANKQWGGSTELLLRVYRCLIRSKLDYGAIIYDSASKSLLDTLQPIVNSACRICLGAFRTSPAASLLAEAGELPLAVRRKELCIKYAVSIATTPNNPAYHCIYKNVPPNDDLNYNAPESLRLRIARYTAELGLHLPTVYKRSLGYFPPWESLQIPMNLDLSDHDRPTSTNEIFRTLFCEMRDIYSPCIEYYTDGSVCNGKTGYAVISNSNPIVTQRSHDYNSIFTCEAKAILHTLEIIQNRQDNTNSTIFTDSMSCLRAIQNIFTQNPIIQSIHQILDHLRTLKKQVSLVWIPAHTGIPGNEEADQAAKAATAEECPPDSPVTLTEANKIISKAIKNQWNTMWLQRPSKLHDVRNNISEVVPTLDRWEQTVLTRIRIGHTNLTHSYLISKKPQNLCQRCNSPISVKHLLIDCSDYQQDRERAGLTDDLPGMLTDYNKCKKNSAKRENKSVKRSLVNISSAKDFTHWTGPQSNYIHLFWMH, translated from the coding sequence ATGAGAGTACGGATCAAAGGAGTCCTCTCCAAGCTAGTATCTATTAACGGATTACCTCAGGGAGCCGTGCTCAGTGTcattctttttattataacaatcAACCATGCTCTCCACATTGTTAAGTCTCCTCTCCAAGGACACCTCTTCGTAGACGACCAGTCAATTACGTGCTGGGgtaaaaatgttgaatttaCTTTTCATATTGTCCAAAAGACATTGAACGATTTACAAGACTGGGCAGACAGCTGTGGCTTCAAATTCTCAGCAGCAAAATCGGATTATATGATAATCGGCAGTCAGAAAGGAACTAAAAATAAGAATCTCGGTCTATTCATCAACAACCAACCACTCCAGGAAAAGGACTCAACTAAAATCCTTGGGCTCACGATTGATAAAAATCTCACATGGGAAAAACACATTAAAACCCTAAAGAACGAATGTCAAAACCGAATGCGTATTTTAAAGGTTCTAGCCAACAAGCAATGGGGAGGTAGTAcggaattattattaagagttTACCGCTGTTTAATCAGGTCTAAGCTGGACTATGGAGCCATAATCTACGATTCAGCGAGCAAATCACTTTTGGACACTCTCCAACCTATCGTGAACTCCGCATGTCGAATATGCCTCGGAGCATTCAGAACGAGTCCAGCCGCTAGCCTTCTCGCGGAAGCTGGTGAACTCCCCCTGGCTGTCCGAAGGAAAGAACTTTGTATTAAGTACGCGGTATCGATAGCCACAACCCCGAATAACCCAGCATACCATTGCATTTACAAAAACGTACCGCCTAACGACGACCTCAATTACAATGCTCCTGAATCACTTAGGTTAAGGATAGCTCGCTACACCGCCGAGCTTGGACTCCACCTACCGACTGTTTATAAACGATCACTTGGATACTTCCCTCCGTGGGAATCCTTACAGATCCCAATGAATCTTGACCTCAGCGACCATGATCGACCAACTTCAACCAATGAAATCTTCAGAACACTCTTCTGTGAAATGCGCGACATTTATTCACCATGCATTGAGTATTATACTGACGGCTCAGTCTGCAACGGAAAAACAGGCTATGCGGTAATCTCGAACTCTAACCCTATAGTTACCCAGCGATCACATGACTACAACTCTATCTTCACGTGTGAGGCCAAGGCGATTCTCCATACCCTTGAGATAATCCAAAATCGACAGGACAACACAAACAGCACCATCTTTACGGATTCGATGTCCTGTCTAAGGGCTATCCAAAATATCTTCACCCAGAATCCTATCATCCAAAGTATCCATCAAATACTAGACCACCTCAGGACACTTAAAAAACAGGTCAGCCTTGTTTGGATACCCGCCCATACGGGAATCCCAGGAAATGAGGAAGCTGATCAGGCCGCAAAAGCCGCAACTGCGGAAGAATGCCCACCGGACTCACCCGTCACACTTACTGAGgccaataaaataatctccAAGGCAATTAAAAACCAATGGAATACCATGTGGCTCCAAAGACCCAGCAAGCTCCACGATGtcagaaataatatttctgaAGTGGTCCCAACATTAGATAGATGGGAACAGACTGTACTAACACGAATCCGCATCGGCCATACAAATCTCACCCATTCATACCTCATCTCTAAGAAACCCCAGAATCTATGCCAACGCTGTAACTCCCCAATATCAGTGAAACACCTCCTGATTGACTGCAGCGACTACCAGCAAGACAGAGAACGTGCGGGCCTAACGGATGATCTCCCAGGAATGCTAACAGActataataaatgtaaaaaa